The Comamonas sp. GB3 AK4-5 genome includes a region encoding these proteins:
- a CDS encoding sensor histidine kinase, whose product MKRSSLERRVWLGLALAFAAGAAALALSLYDTRDQLRRVTMLIQAREIAEGFSMHSDPAKLPPSYAGGELSYTLYSPEGRVLWFSENLKSPRRLRPASADGHWPLFSLPIHSGEVINVAAPLADGATLMVAKRDALERQTIGNLLQAKLLQSLVMLLPIGSLALLLIYLMMRWTLRPVQDAARFVQSLSVENMQPIPTDKLPRELLPLAQAANHALEKLTQSLANEKRLVADAAHELRTPLTVLDLRLQQARAEASPDWQAIAADMGYLRQVTDQLMLLARQEQALGMGEACSASTALTRLVRETVATLLPLLDAQSRQVHVDLLEGVRCQGDESLLRTAVANVLENAIYHGQGDVHVGMCQAHGQILLHIRDQGPGVPAQRQEAMFIRFNKGVAGSKGAGLGLAITRKILRNLGGDACFLPGPHCVVELRFLLQQKP is encoded by the coding sequence ATGAAGCGCAGCAGTCTTGAGCGGCGTGTGTGGCTGGGGCTGGCGCTGGCTTTTGCCGCCGGCGCAGCAGCGTTGGCGCTGTCCCTGTATGACACCCGCGACCAGCTGCGCCGCGTCACCATGCTGATTCAGGCGCGCGAGATTGCTGAGGGCTTCAGCATGCACAGCGACCCGGCCAAGCTGCCCCCAAGCTATGCGGGTGGCGAGCTGTCCTACACCCTGTATTCGCCCGAGGGCCGGGTGCTCTGGTTTTCGGAGAATCTGAAATCACCGCGCCGCCTGCGTCCGGCATCGGCCGATGGGCACTGGCCGCTTTTCAGCCTGCCCATCCACAGCGGCGAAGTGATCAATGTCGCCGCGCCACTGGCCGACGGTGCAACGCTGATGGTGGCCAAGCGCGATGCGCTCGAGCGCCAGACCATTGGCAATCTGCTGCAGGCCAAGCTGCTGCAAAGCCTGGTGATGTTGTTGCCCATTGGGTCGCTGGCGCTGCTGTTGATCTATCTGATGATGCGCTGGACGCTCAGGCCGGTGCAGGACGCGGCACGCTTTGTGCAAAGCCTGTCCGTGGAGAACATGCAGCCCATACCGACCGACAAGCTCCCGCGTGAGTTGCTGCCCCTGGCGCAGGCGGCCAACCATGCGCTGGAAAAGCTCACACAGTCGCTGGCCAATGAAAAACGCCTGGTCGCCGATGCCGCCCATGAGCTCCGAACACCTTTGACGGTGCTGGACCTGCGCCTGCAACAAGCGCGGGCCGAGGCCTCACCAGACTGGCAGGCCATTGCAGCCGACATGGGCTATTTGCGCCAGGTCACGGACCAGTTGATGCTGCTGGCCCGCCAGGAGCAAGCGCTGGGCATGGGGGAGGCCTGCTCCGCCAGCACGGCGCTGACGCGCCTGGTGCGTGAAACCGTGGCCACTTTGCTGCCCCTGCTGGATGCACAGTCCCGCCAGGTGCATGTGGACTTGCTGGAGGGTGTGCGCTGCCAGGGCGACGAAAGCCTGCTGCGCACGGCGGTTGCCAACGTACTGGAAAACGCCATCTACCACGGCCAGGGCGATGTGCATGTGGGCATGTGCCAAGCCCACGGCCAGATCCTGCTGCACATCCGGGACCAGGGCCCGGGCGTGCCGGCGCAGCGGCAGGAGGCCATGTTCATCCGCTTCAACAAAGGCGTTGCAGGCAGCAAGGGCGCCGGCCTGGGCCTGGCCATCACCCGCAAGATCTTGCGCAATCTGGGGGGCGATGCCTGTTTTTTGCCAGGCCCGCACTGTGTGGTTGAGCTGCGCTTCCTGTTGCAGCAAAAACCATAG